The following coding sequences lie in one Tichowtungia aerotolerans genomic window:
- the dapA gene encoding 4-hydroxy-tetrahydrodipicolinate synthase, which translates to MLKGAHTAIITPFNADESVDYGKLRELIDFQIENGIDGIVPVGTTGESPTLNTQEHMKVIEQTVHLVNGRAKVIAGTGANSTAEALELTAQAKDLGIDATLQVTPYYNKPNQEGLYRHFSAVADLGVPVVLYNVPGRSSREIAIETVARLAKHPKVVAVKEAGGDVARVKQTLDACSIEVLSGDDGLALPMMRDGATGLISVASNVVPGVVATLVHTALDGQWNAAQLLHDRYLPLFDAMFVDTNPIPVKAALAMMGKTKEVYRLPLCSMEDALKEELKKVMTDLELL; encoded by the coding sequence ATGTTAAAAGGAGCCCATACAGCCATTATCACCCCGTTTAATGCCGATGAATCGGTTGATTACGGGAAGTTGCGTGAGCTGATTGATTTTCAGATTGAAAACGGGATCGACGGAATTGTGCCGGTTGGAACTACCGGGGAGTCTCCCACGCTCAATACGCAGGAGCACATGAAGGTGATTGAGCAGACCGTTCATCTTGTGAATGGCCGCGCAAAAGTGATCGCCGGAACCGGCGCCAACTCAACAGCTGAGGCGCTGGAGCTGACCGCTCAGGCGAAAGACCTTGGCATTGACGCCACCCTGCAGGTGACTCCGTATTACAACAAGCCCAATCAGGAAGGGCTCTACCGCCATTTTTCAGCGGTTGCGGACCTCGGCGTTCCGGTGGTGCTGTACAACGTTCCCGGTCGGTCCAGTCGGGAAATCGCCATTGAAACCGTCGCTCGGCTCGCGAAGCACCCTAAGGTGGTGGCGGTAAAAGAGGCTGGCGGCGATGTGGCGCGAGTGAAGCAGACGCTGGACGCCTGCAGCATCGAGGTACTTTCCGGTGATGACGGTTTGGCATTGCCCATGATGCGCGATGGGGCCACCGGCCTGATCAGCGTGGCATCGAATGTGGTTCCGGGCGTGGTAGCCACTCTGGTGCATACGGCGCTGGACGGCCAGTGGAATGCGGCTCAGCTGCTGCACGACCGCTATCTTCCGCTGTTCGATGCCATGTTTGTCGATACTAATCCCATTCCGGTGAAAGCCGCGCTGGCGATGATGGGCAAAACAAAAGAAGTGTATCGCCTTCCGCTTTGTTCCATGGAAGATGCTCTGAAAGAAGAGCTGAAAAAGGTGATGACGGATCTGGAGCTGCTGTAG
- a CDS encoding diaminopimelate decarboxylase, with protein sequence MSEKKCPLNREQLEELTKEFPTPFHLYDEAAIRANARALKAAFAWNPGFKEYFAVKATPNPYLMKILKSEGFGADCSSYPELLLSESIGLSGEEIIFTSNDTPAYEYKKAVELGAIINLDDLTHIEFLEQCAGIPELVCFRYNPGPLKEGNAIIGNPEEAKYGFTRDQLFEGYRILRDKGVKRFGLHTMVASNELDAKYFVETAHILFDLVKELSAELGIEFEFINIGGGIGIPYKPEEMPVDLQMVGEGIRELYEAAGFTSLDLRMECGRMVTGPFGWLVSRVLHKKHTYKQYVGLDSCMANLMRPGMYGAYHHITVPGKEEQAHDFVCDVTGSLCENNDKFAIDRALAEPEIGDLVVIHDAGAHGHSMGFNYNGKLRSSELLLREDGTTVQIRRAETVEDYFATLDFKGLETFEA encoded by the coding sequence ATGTCAGAAAAGAAATGCCCTTTAAATCGTGAACAGCTCGAAGAGCTGACTAAAGAATTTCCAACGCCGTTTCATCTGTATGATGAGGCCGCGATTCGCGCAAACGCCCGTGCGCTGAAGGCGGCGTTTGCCTGGAATCCGGGCTTCAAGGAATATTTTGCCGTCAAGGCGACGCCGAACCCATACCTGATGAAGATTCTGAAGAGCGAGGGGTTTGGGGCGGACTGTTCGTCGTATCCCGAACTGCTGCTGTCTGAGTCGATCGGTCTGAGCGGCGAGGAGATTATTTTTACGTCAAACGACACGCCGGCCTATGAATACAAAAAAGCCGTGGAGCTCGGGGCAATCATTAACCTCGACGACCTTACGCATATAGAGTTTCTCGAACAGTGTGCCGGAATTCCGGAACTGGTCTGCTTCCGCTACAACCCCGGTCCGCTCAAAGAGGGCAACGCGATCATTGGCAATCCGGAAGAGGCGAAGTATGGCTTCACCCGCGATCAGCTGTTTGAGGGCTATCGAATTCTGCGTGACAAAGGTGTGAAACGATTCGGTCTGCATACGATGGTCGCCTCCAACGAACTGGATGCGAAGTATTTCGTTGAGACCGCCCATATCCTGTTTGATTTGGTGAAAGAACTGTCGGCGGAACTGGGGATTGAGTTTGAATTTATCAATATCGGCGGAGGAATCGGAATCCCATATAAACCGGAAGAGATGCCTGTGGACCTGCAAATGGTTGGCGAGGGAATTCGCGAGCTGTATGAAGCGGCGGGATTCACGTCGCTGGATCTGCGGATGGAGTGCGGTCGCATGGTTACCGGTCCTTTCGGCTGGCTGGTCAGTCGGGTGCTTCACAAAAAGCACACCTACAAGCAGTATGTCGGACTGGATTCCTGCATGGCCAACCTGATGCGTCCGGGAATGTATGGTGCGTATCACCATATCACCGTGCCAGGAAAAGAAGAGCAGGCGCATGACTTTGTTTGTGATGTCACCGGATCGCTGTGCGAAAATAACGACAAGTTTGCCATCGACCGGGCTTTGGCGGAACCGGAAATCGGCGACCTCGTTGTTATTCACGATGCCGGAGCGCACGGCCATTCCATGGGCTTCAACTATAACGGAAAACTTCGCTCTTCCGAGCTGCTGCTGCGTGAGGACGGAACGACCGTCCAGATCCGTCGTGCGGAAACGGTCGAGGACTATTTTGCCACGCTGGATTTCAAAGGTCTGGAGACCTTTGAGGCGTGA
- a CDS encoding glycosyltransferase, with protein MRAVFYTGSRQPWAAVLGERPWALLPVGSRPLLTYWLELCVDLGITELQLILGQDAEHIELFCGNGEKWGLNINYSFIRPGDSPQEYLARDPARWRDGLLYLSGALFPRRLADFSSDRLKDLLPGACYTENGSPAFFVSDNPEMVDAFIRNGRCTCQSCLFPKQVGLDITLIHDISQYYDLNMTIVRSEMDRYLSSGYSFSDSAAIGYNVITPPSVSFNPPLAIGNDCRLGAICSVGPDVVISDHVLIDRQSELSESIILSDTYVGRNLEINGKIVAGNRIIDPADGSFVDIEDPWLVAHTQSKNYMRDFLRTVFGWECALFLVLIQLVPFILLYTVLRLRRLGVFIKKPVWGIGGKRIVTSCFVATDVVPSVLLMIFYGASLDRFPQLLSVLSGKLWLCGQVPKACGSDGFNEGNRYFPAVFTHSDAFAEIDRQMDALYYAHTRSLVTDLRILRQALFSRLLEVEVIAGIISDPV; from the coding sequence ATGAGGGCAGTGTTTTATACAGGCAGCAGACAGCCATGGGCCGCCGTGTTAGGCGAGCGGCCCTGGGCCCTGTTGCCGGTTGGCAGCCGCCCTTTACTCACCTATTGGCTTGAGTTGTGTGTAGACCTTGGGATTACGGAACTGCAGCTGATTCTTGGCCAGGATGCCGAGCATATTGAGTTGTTTTGCGGCAACGGCGAAAAATGGGGCCTGAATATCAACTACAGCTTCATTCGTCCCGGGGATTCTCCGCAGGAATACCTCGCTCGTGATCCTGCGCGTTGGCGTGATGGTCTCCTGTATCTGTCCGGAGCGCTGTTCCCCCGTCGTTTGGCTGATTTCTCTTCGGACCGGCTTAAAGACCTGCTCCCCGGAGCCTGTTATACGGAAAATGGAAGTCCCGCTTTCTTTGTGAGTGACAATCCCGAAATGGTGGATGCATTTATTCGGAACGGACGATGCACCTGCCAGTCATGCCTTTTTCCGAAGCAGGTTGGGCTGGATATCACATTAATCCATGACATTTCCCAATACTATGATTTGAATATGACCATTGTGCGGAGCGAAATGGACCGCTATCTCTCCAGCGGCTACTCGTTCTCCGACAGTGCTGCGATCGGGTATAATGTCATCACGCCGCCATCGGTTTCTTTTAATCCGCCTTTGGCCATTGGCAACGACTGCCGCCTCGGTGCGATTTGTTCGGTTGGTCCGGATGTTGTTATTTCAGATCATGTACTGATTGATCGTCAGAGCGAATTGTCTGAGAGCATTATTCTTTCCGACACGTATGTCGGCCGGAATCTGGAAATCAACGGAAAGATCGTTGCCGGGAACCGCATTATTGATCCTGCCGACGGGAGTTTTGTCGATATCGAAGACCCCTGGCTGGTGGCCCATACTCAGTCGAAAAATTATATGCGTGATTTCCTGCGCACAGTTTTCGGCTGGGAATGCGCGTTGTTTTTAGTTCTGATTCAGTTGGTTCCGTTCATTCTGCTTTATACGGTTCTCCGTTTGCGGCGACTTGGAGTGTTCATTAAAAAACCGGTGTGGGGGATCGGCGGAAAACGGATTGTAACCTCCTGTTTTGTGGCAACCGATGTCGTGCCCAGCGTGCTGCTGATGATTTTCTATGGTGCTTCTCTGGATCGTTTTCCCCAGTTACTCAGCGTTCTTTCCGGGAAGCTTTGGCTTTGCGGTCAGGTCCCCAAAGCTTGCGGGTCCGATGGCTTCAACGAGGGAAATCGCTATTTTCCGGCCGTCTTCACTCATTCAGACGCATTTGCTGAGATAGATCGGCAGATGGATGCGCTCTATTACGCTCACACCCGATCACTGGTAACCGACCTGCGGATTCTTCGCCAGGCGTTGTTTTCCCGATTGCTTGAGGTTGAAGTGATCGCCGGTATCATCAGTGACCCGGTCTGA
- a CDS encoding STAS domain-containing protein yields the protein MSVACTKENGAGLISLSGPLTAATVEAFREQFAAWQAEEAAVKNFVFDLSAVDFMDSAGLGALIAALKRITERGGDMKLACLQKKPRMVFEITRAYKVFEIYDTVEEALSAAGE from the coding sequence ATGAGTGTAGCATGTACCAAAGAAAACGGGGCCGGTCTGATCAGCCTGTCGGGGCCGCTGACCGCCGCGACCGTGGAAGCATTTCGTGAACAGTTTGCCGCATGGCAGGCCGAAGAGGCTGCGGTGAAAAACTTTGTGTTTGATTTATCGGCCGTGGATTTCATGGACAGTGCCGGCCTGGGGGCCCTGATTGCCGCTCTAAAACGGATTACAGAACGCGGCGGTGATATGAAATTGGCGTGTCTTCAGAAAAAACCTCGCATGGTGTTTGAGATTACGCGGGCATATAAGGTGTTTGAGATCTACGACACGGTTGAAGAAGCGCTCAGCGCCGCCGGTGAATAG
- a CDS encoding sugar transferase — translation MNESVYQARQELFKTLDLPVSKADVKRLRWQQRVRLLLWEGALSSLLVIKRVIDIVGSLSAILIFMPLFLMTALCIVIEDGWPVFYMQSRVGMNGRVFNFYKFRSMRRDADRIREQLMNQNESSDGVIFKMKQDPRVTRVGRFIRRFSIDETPQFFNVLTGDLSLVGPRPPLPSEVAQYTLEDRKRLHVKPGLTCLWQIGGRSEIPFEQQVHLDLEYINSRSIWNDIRIMLKTVPAVLLGRGAY, via the coding sequence ATGAACGAATCGGTCTATCAGGCTCGGCAGGAATTGTTTAAAACGCTGGATTTACCCGTTTCCAAAGCGGATGTGAAGCGTCTTCGCTGGCAGCAGCGCGTGCGCCTGCTGTTGTGGGAGGGAGCTTTAAGCAGTCTGCTGGTGATCAAAAGAGTGATTGATATTGTTGGCAGTCTGTCCGCTATTCTCATTTTTATGCCGCTGTTTCTTATGACGGCGTTGTGCATTGTGATCGAGGATGGGTGGCCGGTTTTTTATATGCAGTCACGCGTCGGCATGAATGGGCGCGTTTTTAACTTCTACAAGTTCCGCTCGATGCGTCGCGATGCCGATCGTATCAGAGAGCAGTTGATGAATCAGAATGAATCCAGCGACGGGGTGATCTTTAAGATGAAACAGGACCCCCGTGTTACGCGCGTCGGGCGTTTTATTCGCCGATTCAGTATTGATGAAACGCCTCAGTTTTTTAATGTGCTCACCGGAGATCTGTCCTTGGTCGGGCCGCGGCCGCCTTTGCCTTCAGAGGTGGCTCAGTATACGCTGGAGGACCGCAAACGGCTCCATGTGAAGCCGGGCCTGACCTGTCTGTGGCAGATTGGCGGCCGGTCGGAGATTCCTTTTGAACAGCAGGTTCACCTGGATCTTGAATACATCAACAGTCGCAGTATCTGGAACGACATTCGAATTATGTTAAAAACTGTACCTGCTGTCCTCTTAGGGCGCGGGGCGTATTGA
- a CDS encoding ATP-binding SpoIIE family protein phosphatase — protein sequence MSNPLADQALARSVPDFSRGGLGGTVLVVDDELPNRLYLKKLLSSYGCEVLMAPDGPTALETVHIQRPDLVLADVVMPNMDGFELCGAIKELSATRDIPVIMVTAKGHIDDLKKGFDLGAMDYIRKPFDARELVLRVGNALALKRSREALARWKRRMSHELELAGAIQQSMFSDTPFFSKSFEIRVKYKASMDIGGDAFDVLDLPDGRCCVYLADVSGHGVAPAMISSMLKASATELISSFYERGPAYICNELHVRLCAAINNPAYYATMFMALYEPIPKRWVCMNCGHPDPILVCGEKQVPFPAGGGGIPVGLALGPDRPYDEGDQTILEHCEKLKMLLYTDGLSEATHHETGEECGEENLRRFFSQVLSDSSKVEKPEALLDLIESENYAVGSDDCTAVVIRMTESSSVLLETEIPVDMDSVSMVCEKMEELVLTHEEEDIAARIRLVAMEHAMNVVEHSGLDASSAIWTQLLMDGCDYRLIFSDAGREWDHALAESVNFELDQYAEGGRGLAITNVAADFVERYRRDSRNVVSYLFRRQSDS from the coding sequence ATGAGTAACCCTTTGGCAGATCAGGCTTTGGCGCGCTCTGTACCGGATTTTTCCAGAGGGGGGTTGGGTGGAACGGTTCTGGTGGTGGATGATGAGCTTCCCAATCGCCTGTACCTGAAAAAGCTGCTGTCATCCTACGGTTGCGAAGTGTTGATGGCTCCGGATGGACCAACAGCTCTGGAGACTGTGCATATCCAGCGTCCGGATTTGGTGTTGGCCGATGTTGTAATGCCCAATATGGACGGCTTTGAGCTGTGCGGAGCCATTAAAGAGCTGTCCGCTACACGCGACATTCCCGTGATCATGGTTACCGCCAAGGGTCACATTGATGACCTCAAAAAAGGATTTGATCTCGGGGCCATGGATTATATCCGGAAGCCTTTTGATGCCCGGGAGTTGGTGCTCCGGGTAGGGAATGCGCTTGCCTTGAAGCGCAGTCGGGAGGCTCTTGCCCGCTGGAAGCGGCGAATGTCCCATGAACTGGAGCTGGCCGGAGCCATTCAGCAGTCGATGTTTTCAGATACTCCTTTTTTTTCCAAGTCATTTGAAATTCGGGTGAAGTACAAAGCATCGATGGATATTGGCGGGGATGCTTTTGATGTGCTGGATCTTCCGGACGGGCGTTGCTGTGTTTATCTGGCCGACGTATCCGGTCATGGCGTGGCTCCGGCCATGATTTCGTCGATGCTGAAAGCGTCTGCGACCGAACTGATCAGCTCTTTTTATGAGCGAGGACCGGCCTATATCTGCAACGAACTACATGTTCGTCTCTGTGCGGCGATTAACAATCCAGCGTATTATGCAACCATGTTTATGGCTCTTTATGAGCCGATCCCCAAACGATGGGTCTGCATGAATTGCGGTCATCCGGATCCGATACTTGTGTGTGGAGAAAAGCAGGTTCCCTTTCCGGCGGGCGGCGGCGGAATTCCGGTAGGTCTGGCGCTGGGCCCTGATCGCCCATACGACGAGGGCGATCAGACAATACTTGAGCATTGTGAGAAACTGAAGATGCTGCTTTACACCGATGGATTGAGTGAGGCGACTCATCATGAAACCGGCGAAGAGTGCGGCGAAGAGAATCTGCGCCGGTTTTTTTCTCAAGTGCTGTCTGATTCATCGAAGGTTGAAAAACCGGAGGCGTTGCTGGACCTGATTGAAAGCGAGAATTATGCGGTTGGCAGCGATGATTGTACCGCAGTGGTTATTCGCATGACTGAGTCTTCCAGTGTGTTGCTTGAAACAGAGATTCCGGTGGATATGGATTCTGTTTCAATGGTTTGTGAGAAAATGGAGGAGCTGGTTCTGACGCATGAGGAAGAGGATATTGCGGCCCGGATCAGACTTGTTGCGATGGAGCATGCCATGAATGTGGTGGAACACAGCGGTTTGGATGCTTCCAGTGCGATTTGGACTCAGTTACTGATGGACGGCTGCGATTATCGTCTGATTTTTTCCGATGCCGGGCGGGAATGGGATCATGCCTTGGCTGAATCTGTAAATTTCGAACTTGATCAGTATGCAGAGGGTGGCCGAGGACTGGCTATTACCAATGTGGCGGCGGATTTTGTGGAGCGTTATAGACGGGATTCCAGGAATGTTGTAAGTTACCTTTTCAGGAGACAGTCTGACTCATGA
- a CDS encoding Hpt domain-containing protein, giving the protein MTAIPRAIEMVRELVPDLDGRISQFEVETFEMDQELIGAFCEELARVGGDLQAGLDESDEEKIRVAAHSVKGMGGTMGLPEISVLAQDIELAVRSGDQDRSKTLCLALVQWSREFVTANQ; this is encoded by the coding sequence ATGACAGCAATCCCGCGCGCAATCGAGATGGTTCGTGAACTGGTTCCTGACCTCGACGGCAGAATCAGCCAGTTCGAAGTTGAAACCTTTGAGATGGATCAGGAACTGATCGGTGCTTTTTGTGAAGAGCTTGCCCGGGTCGGAGGAGACCTGCAGGCCGGATTGGATGAATCGGACGAGGAAAAGATCCGGGTGGCCGCGCATTCTGTGAAAGGGATGGGGGGGACCATGGGGCTTCCGGAGATTTCTGTGCTTGCTCAGGATATTGAGCTGGCGGTTCGGTCCGGAGATCAGGATCGAAGCAAAACCCTCTGCCTGGCTTTGGTCCAGTGGTCCCGTGAATTTGTTACTGCAAATCAATGA
- a CDS encoding cation transporter, with amino-acid sequence MKKQLLYSIFLVAALLSAACHRNDIRTETFQIEQLRSDEGVQLIAKALKTLPGIQEIRPNLETHTLTVVFNGRMLYLKNIEYTIVHAGFSLPYWPAPDEAKASLPEELQ; translated from the coding sequence ATGAAAAAACAGCTTCTCTACTCAATCTTTCTCGTCGCAGCACTGCTCTCAGCGGCCTGCCACCGCAATGACATCCGGACAGAAACCTTTCAGATTGAACAGCTCCGGTCTGACGAAGGAGTTCAACTGATCGCCAAAGCTCTGAAAACACTGCCCGGAATCCAGGAAATCCGACCGAACCTGGAAACCCACACCCTGACCGTTGTTTTCAACGGACGCATGCTCTACCTGAAAAACATCGAATACACTATCGTTCACGCAGGCTTCAGCCTGCCGTACTGGCCCGCTCCGGATGAAGCCAAAGCCAGCCTTCCCGAGGAGCTTCAGTAA
- a CDS encoding leucyl aminopeptidase → MKYCLTSRSADTVAKDALIVFVEDKKPLSEQPEALSRLLTEQIKKNQFSGDALQTAVFPSFGKIKAERIILAGLGANKVFRMETLERAAAAVRAGIQAGAKNFAIAACPGNNSPESLHAVARGAAWGTYSFTTFKTGKKTGTSCSLTFSGITKHTAAFRKALTDADAESKALLSTADLANLPGNIATPQKIASWSRSMAKENGLTCSVLSKAELKKQHCNALLAVAAGSDLDAKIITLKHKGTDPKAKPVVLVGKTITFDSGGISLKPGKNMGWMLYDKCGGMAVLTAMQMVARLKLKTPVIGILTVAENMPSGGATRPGDIVKSRSGKTIEILNTDAEGRLALCDALDLALTHKPAAVVDLATLTGAVIVALGHTASAVIGNNSNLTEKLTQSAEAAGERLWELPLWQEYKDQMKGTFADLQNIGKDGTAGTITAGAFLSEFVPENIPWAHIDIAGTAWVESPKPWMAPGATLYGARTLIEWIKNL, encoded by the coding sequence ATGAAATATTGCCTGACCAGTCGCTCCGCCGACACCGTCGCAAAAGACGCGCTCATCGTATTCGTCGAAGACAAAAAACCTCTTTCTGAGCAACCCGAAGCACTCTCCAGACTGCTGACTGAACAAATCAAAAAAAATCAGTTCAGCGGCGACGCCCTGCAAACAGCGGTTTTTCCAAGCTTTGGAAAAATCAAGGCAGAGCGGATTATCCTGGCAGGCCTCGGAGCCAATAAGGTATTTCGCATGGAGACGCTGGAGCGCGCGGCGGCGGCTGTACGCGCAGGCATTCAGGCCGGAGCAAAAAACTTCGCCATAGCCGCCTGTCCGGGAAACAACAGCCCTGAATCCCTCCACGCAGTCGCGCGCGGCGCAGCCTGGGGAACGTACAGCTTTACCACGTTCAAAACCGGCAAAAAAACCGGCACGTCCTGCTCGCTGACTTTCTCCGGCATCACTAAGCACACAGCCGCCTTCCGCAAGGCGCTGACCGACGCTGACGCCGAAAGCAAAGCGCTTCTTTCCACCGCCGATCTTGCCAATCTGCCGGGCAATATCGCCACGCCGCAAAAAATCGCCAGCTGGTCTCGCTCCATGGCAAAAGAGAACGGACTCACCTGCTCCGTGCTCAGCAAGGCGGAACTCAAAAAACAGCACTGCAACGCTCTGCTCGCCGTGGCCGCAGGCAGCGATCTGGACGCAAAAATCATCACGCTCAAACACAAGGGAACCGACCCTAAAGCCAAACCGGTTGTGCTGGTGGGCAAAACCATCACCTTCGATTCCGGCGGAATTTCGCTCAAGCCCGGCAAGAACATGGGATGGATGCTCTACGACAAATGCGGAGGGATGGCGGTGCTGACTGCAATGCAGATGGTTGCCCGCCTCAAACTGAAAACTCCTGTAATCGGCATATTGACTGTCGCAGAGAACATGCCCAGCGGCGGCGCCACCCGCCCGGGGGACATCGTCAAATCACGTTCCGGGAAAACCATCGAAATTCTCAACACTGATGCCGAAGGTCGGCTGGCACTCTGCGATGCGCTCGACCTGGCACTGACGCATAAACCCGCGGCAGTGGTGGATCTGGCAACATTAACCGGCGCAGTCATTGTCGCGCTCGGCCACACCGCATCGGCGGTTATCGGCAACAACAGCAACCTCACTGAAAAGCTGACGCAATCCGCCGAAGCCGCAGGCGAACGCCTCTGGGAACTGCCGCTGTGGCAGGAGTACAAAGACCAAATGAAGGGCACTTTCGCCGATCTGCAGAATATCGGAAAAGACGGCACCGCCGGCACCATTACCGCCGGAGCATTCCTGAGTGAGTTTGTGCCCGAAAATATTCCGTGGGCGCACATCGACATTGCCGGAACCGCATGGGTGGAAAGCCCGAAACCATGGATGGCTCCCGGAGCCACGCTCTACGGCGCACGCACGCTGATTGAATGGATTAAAAATCTCTGA
- a CDS encoding SDR family oxidoreductase, producing MDLNGKRALVTGGAVRIGRAISEALADAGAEVIVHFRSSEKAAKALGPNVIQADLDDPAQCENLIQKASERFGPLDILVNNAAVFHQCSLRESTQEAVLKELQPNLFAPLTLIREFAKQKRPGKIINLLDRRITSHDTAYVPYMLSKKSLEELTKLAALELAPETTVNAIAPGAVLPPPDKKDDTTWEPAGVIPLDKRPAPKDIANAVVYLLETDIITGQTLFIDGGQHLTG from the coding sequence ATGGATCTTAACGGAAAACGAGCGTTAGTTACCGGAGGTGCAGTCCGGATCGGTCGCGCAATTTCTGAAGCACTGGCCGATGCGGGCGCAGAGGTGATTGTGCATTTCCGAAGTTCAGAAAAAGCAGCGAAGGCTTTGGGGCCGAATGTGATCCAGGCTGATCTGGATGATCCGGCGCAATGCGAGAACCTGATCCAGAAGGCTTCTGAGCGGTTCGGTCCACTGGACATCCTCGTTAATAACGCAGCCGTGTTTCACCAGTGCAGCCTGAGGGAATCCACTCAGGAGGCGGTGCTTAAAGAACTCCAGCCGAACCTGTTTGCGCCGCTGACGCTCATCCGTGAATTTGCAAAACAGAAGCGGCCCGGAAAAATCATCAATCTGCTTGATCGACGCATCACCAGTCATGACACCGCATATGTACCTTATATGCTGAGCAAGAAAAGTCTCGAAGAACTGACCAAGCTGGCTGCACTGGAGCTGGCCCCCGAAACTACAGTGAATGCAATTGCTCCCGGCGCAGTCCTTCCACCGCCTGACAAAAAGGATGACACCACCTGGGAACCCGCAGGCGTAATCCCGCTCGATAAGCGTCCTGCGCCAAAAGACATTGCAAATGCGGTTGTTTATCTTCTGGAAACCGACATCATCACCGGCCAGACGCTTTTCATCGATGGCGGCCAGCATTTGACAGGCTGA
- a CDS encoding tetratricopeptide repeat protein — protein MVNRFFFKYVLGCLLFSFGTSFASPNSSVEDCLVSGSAAQKYELAVRWLHRPELCLDSSDPVELLQSASKEGHIMATVRLGSLYLSGSGVERSTKEAFGLYRKAIAAFLFRMLLKPAFWVFSVVLAAVIVLKSLCCILRNRGWLVCKMAGSGDPIALYKAALRYKTGRGVLKERARALNMLMQSAESGFSPAQVEVGHYYRDGIIVQQNRVKAAEWYLKAADQGESGGLYFAGQCYESGAGVPSFLPKAYGFYMLAAARGHRSAGAQADGLLTRMTKMQVKQGLHFARNHAEEKGFDWFSG, from the coding sequence ATGGTCAATCGTTTTTTCTTCAAATATGTTTTAGGGTGCCTGCTCTTTTCTTTCGGGACTTCTTTTGCTTCGCCGAATTCGTCTGTTGAAGACTGTTTGGTTTCGGGATCCGCTGCCCAAAAATACGAACTGGCTGTGCGTTGGCTTCACCGTCCTGAGTTATGTCTTGATTCATCTGATCCGGTTGAGTTGCTTCAGTCTGCTTCTAAAGAGGGCCATATAATGGCCACGGTTCGTTTGGGCTCTCTTTATCTTTCTGGCAGTGGAGTTGAGCGATCCACTAAAGAAGCTTTCGGGCTGTATCGCAAGGCGATTGCTGCCTTTCTGTTCCGGATGCTTTTGAAACCGGCCTTTTGGGTTTTCTCCGTGGTGCTGGCGGCGGTTATTGTGTTGAAAAGTCTATGTTGTATTTTAAGGAATCGAGGATGGCTGGTTTGTAAAATGGCAGGATCCGGTGATCCGATTGCGCTGTACAAAGCAGCCCTCCGGTATAAGACCGGGCGCGGGGTGTTGAAGGAGCGTGCAAGAGCACTTAACATGTTAATGCAATCTGCTGAATCTGGATTCTCTCCAGCTCAGGTCGAAGTGGGGCATTATTATCGCGATGGTATTATTGTTCAGCAGAATCGAGTTAAAGCTGCCGAGTGGTATTTGAAGGCCGCAGACCAGGGAGAGTCCGGCGGATTATATTTTGCTGGTCAATGTTATGAGTCGGGAGCCGGGGTTCCTTCTTTTCTTCCCAAGGCATATGGCTTCTATATGCTTGCCGCGGCCCGAGGCCATCGATCTGCTGGAGCTCAGGCCGACGGGCTGTTGACCAGAATGACAAAAATGCAGGTTAAACAAGGACTGCATTTTGCCCGGAATCATGCTGAAGAAAAGGGGTTTGACTGGTTTTCTGGGTAG